The Rhizoctonia solani chromosome 4, complete sequence genome contains a region encoding:
- a CDS encoding translocation protein Sec62: protein MENQKNIPKELLDVVNFLRSSSSGIKNRVGALNGKRHDYFKGKAAVKAILSPAYGKLKNAPKVADEQGAVQLLHSIIPFTYFLRVDRGESTGGSKSPKVIQINPMQMFSPDEYYVWLYEGSQLTTYVGGAVMVAIIFAGVLFPLWPSSMRLGVWYLSIAVLGLIGLFFVIAILRLIFYVITVVVASPGIWVFPQLFADVGFVESFIPLWEWDIPKKKKSKKSKEAKEGKKAKGASASNGIQVPIIEASSTALPAKLPSARIEEVPDEDA from the exons ATGGAGAACCAGAAAAATATTCCGAAAGAATTACTGGACGTTGTCAACTTTTTGAGGAGCAGTAGTTCGGGGATCAAGAATCGCGTAGGGGCGTTGAACGGAAAGAGACATGATTACTTCAAGG GCAAAGCAGCAGTCAAGGCCATCCTATCACCAGCCTATGGCAAACTGAAGAATGCGCCCAAGGTAGCCGACGAACAAGGGGCGGTCCAACTACTCCATTCGATCATCCCATTCACTTATTTCCTCCGCGTTGACCGCGGCGAATCCACCGGAGGGTCCAAATCCCCCAAAGTCATCCAAATCAACCCGATGCAGATGTTCAGTCCAGACGAGTACTATGTATGGCTCTACGAAGGATCCCAACTCACTACATATGTCGGAGGAGCTGTCATGGTCGCCATCATCTTTGCGGGTGTCCTGTTCCCCCTCTGGCCCAGCTCAATGCGCTTGGGTGTCTGGTACCTCTCGATTGCCGTACTCGGCTTGATTGGATTGTTCTTTGTGATTGCGATTTTGAGGTTGATCTTTTACGTTATTACCGTGGTGGTGGCTAGCCCTGGTATCTGGGTGTTCCCGCAATTATTTGCGGATGTCGGATTT GTCGAGTCGTTTATTCCTCTCTGGGAATGGGATAtccccaagaagaagaagagcaaaAAGAGCAAGGAGGCTAAAGAGGGCAAGaaagccaagggtgcttcaGCGTCGAATGGCATACAGGTTCCGATTATCGAGGCCAGCTCTACCGCATTGCCTGCAAAACTTCCTAGTGCCAGAATCGAGGAGGTGCCAGATGAGGATGCTTAG
- a CDS encoding condensin complex subunit 1, with protein MGEFQLLNEIQKLQNVENYSIPNEHEVGDMDERAITRILEGAVETVADNHETLSDPEVFDVYRSLLKHPEHLSGGHLSKMLDSLLSGFQAEANAASNDIDADDHESFSHHRTTLEMYAFLLHWFCVTADKQGLKDEDNGAAAKPKRGKGKAAGGKRAASSRAETWSWAEAAPQTLSVVGKILKIKSGRLWVSTPERRAFIDTLTRPAYTITESETLMKDEVIRVNVYKVICMAVKHHDHAQSAQTLIMQSVQLHEHLSEPMAEVLSILGRDFDYPQLTEAIMREFGNKTFNAQDTKTPRSFSKFLLRLTAEVPRLVLTQFPLIQNHIDSESYTMRMALVEIIGLLIKEVAEDELFEKERKEKRLNSLFSILIARFLDVSTYVRARLLATLTRLCELPNKFPTQRLRMTVAVVCALKDRASTVRKNAVMLLTKLILTHPYALIHGGPLNKEEWEAGYAKVCKDLQALGEVEQGRIEAEAEATETKAEQEGDEMEVDGEEEEGEDEEGDEGDEGGRKKKAKKVKSEKPSAPALDLTNVTEEQLQGNDGARLRLTKKYYADALNFIQHVELAMENIEELLTSTYRSETLEAIEFFRVCHDYEIKAASKGIRDMIHLIWSKDTGGNSDEEKEVKGVRLRLIECYRHIYFDPRAGLDPKSQINRVAKNMIELTYNSTVAELTSLEELMRTMAEDNQIHPDIITKLWQVYSTDKDIPKAQRRGAIVVLGMIAVAKPKVVTERIDTLLHVGLGPLGKEDLVLARYTCVALQRVSGSHKKVKGSLEDKSTRLPMTNIVFTRLRDAIEQPSSSKEWFGMAEQAINTIYQLGEQPDTLCSELIKTLTRRVFAPPAKTAPPPANNDEDVEMAEGDGDEDMTPRAPESTQSAAIPEPSQQPAQTGDMGNAFHLSQLVFVVGHVALKHIVHLELVEREWKRRKDEAAKAEKKPTKGSKAAAASTTDDIEQVAGNAEDDIGDTILQIREHELLTGPNSLLALYGPIIKEICGTPKSYKNQILRMASTLALSKLILMQTSRNPIIRSNIIIALGDVAICFNNMIDENSDRLYDGLSDPDLTVKKNTLMVLTHLILNGMIKVKGQLGEMAKCLEDEDKRIADLAKLFFQELSTKDNAIYNNLPDVISHLSVGEHSVPEEAFQSTMSYIFKFIEKEKQAETIVEKLCQRFRSAAEERQWRDIAFCLSMLPYKSERSVKKLIEGLPFYQDKLHEETVFMRFNEILSKARQNKSPNKPDTELNEFEAILQEHKNKGEQDNELAKRTEHNVAVAQKRATKRSARKRQKSTHDDD; from the exons ATGGGCGAGTTCCAGTTGTTGAACGAAATTCAAAAGCTACAAAATGTAGAAAACTACTCAATTCCCAATGAGCACGAGGTTGGTGACATGGACGAGAGAGCAATCACTAGGATTCTGGAGG GAGCTGTTGAGACAGTAGCAGATAATCATGAGACTCTTTCAGACCCGGAGGTTTTTGATGTGTATAGGAGTTTACTCAA GCACCCAGAACACCTCTCAGGGGGACACTTATCCAAAATGTTGGACTCTTTGCTCTCTGGGTTTCAGGCCGAGGCAAACGCCGCTTCTAACGACATCGATGCTGATGACCATGAGTCATTTTCGCACCACCGGACTACTCTGGAGATGTATGCTTTTCTGTTACATTGGTTTTGTGTCACGGCGGATAAGCAGGGGCTCAAGGACGAGGACAATGGGGCTGCAGCGAAGCCCAAG AGAGGTAAAGGGAAGGCCGCCGGAGGGAAAAGAGCAGCGTCTTCCCGGGCCGAGACTTGGTCGTGGGCAGAGGCTGCGCCTCAAACACTTTCTGTTGTCGGAAAGATATTGAAAATCAAGTCAGGTCGTCTCTGGGTGTCTACTCCAGAGCGGCGCGCGTTTATTGACACTCTTACCCGACCGGCGTATACGATCACCGAGTCCGAAACACTTATGAAGGACGAGGTAATTCGTGTGAAcgtgtacaaggttatatgTATGGCAGTCAAGCACCATGACCACGCTCAGA GTGCACAGACATTAATAATGCAGTCCGTTCAATTGCACGAACACCTTTCGGAACCTATGGCTGAGGTGCTGAGTATCCTCGGGCGCGACTTTGATTATCCCCAATTGACCGAAGCGATCATGAG GGAGTTTGGAAACAAGACCTTCAACGCACAGGATACCAAAACCCCTAGGTCGTTCAGCAAATTCTTGTTGCGACTGACTGCCGAAGTACCTCGTCTAGTTTTGACGCAATTTCCGCTTATACAAAACCACATTGATAGCGAG TCCTATACAATGCGGATGGCTCTAGTTGAAATAATTGGTTTGCTCATCAAAGAAGTGGCCGAGGATGAACTTTTTGAGAAGGAGCGGAAGGAAAAACGACTCAACTCGCTGTTCAGCATCCTAATTGCTCGCTTTTTGGACGTTAGCACATACGTTCGTGCCCGACTTTTGGCGACTCTAACAAGACTCTGCGA ACTACCAAACAAATTCCCTACCCAAAGACTTCGAATGACCGTGGCCGTCGTCTGCGCACTCAAGGACCGTGCAAGCACTGTTCGCAAAAATGCAGTCATGTTGTTGACCAAGCTCATCCTTACACACCCGTATGCTTTGATTCATGGTGGCCCGTTGAACAAGGAGGAATGGGAAGCTGGATACGCTAAGGTGTGCAAGGACCTCCAGGCGCTCGGTGAGGTGGAGCAGGGGAGGATTGAAGCCGAGGCGGAGGCGACAGAAACCAAAGCGGAGCAAGAGGGAGACGAGATGGAAGTTGAtggggaggaggaggaaggtgaagatgaggaaggagatgaaggagatgaaggaggcaggaagaagaaggccaagAAGGTCAAATCGGAGAAGCCCTCTGCACCAGCACTTGATCTCACAAACGTGACCGAAGAGCAACTCCAGGGAAACGACGGCGCCCGATTGAGGCTCACTAAAAAGTACTATGCCGATGCGCTGAATTTTATCCAGCACGTTGAGTTAGCAATGGAGAACATCGAGGAACTCTTGACTTCAACCTATAGGTCCGAAACTCTAGAGGCAATCGAATTCTTCCGCGTATGCCATGATTATGAGATAAAAGCTGCCTCT AAAGGTATTAGGGACATGATTCATCTCATATGGAGCAAAGATACTGGAGGGAATTCCGACGAAGAAAAGGAAGTGAAAGGCGTTCGGTTGCGCTTGATTGAATGCTATAGACATATCTATTTCGACCCTCGCGCTGGACTGGACCCGAAGTCCCAAATCAACCGAGTTGCAAAAAATATGATCGA ACTAACATATAATTCCACTGTGGCCGAACTGACGTCCTTGGAAGAGCTCATGCGAACCATGGCGGAGGACAACCAGATTCATCCGGACATCATTACTAAGCTATGGCAAGTGTATA GTACCGATAAGGATATTCCTAAGGCACAGCGTCGAGGTGCAATTGTGGTCCTAGGGATGATTGCTGTAGCAAAGCCAAAAGTCGTAACGGAGAGAATCGATACGCTTTTGCATGTTGGACTGGGTCCTCTGGGAAAG GAGGACCTCGTGCTCGCCCGATATACATGTGTGGCGTTACAGCGCGTTAGCGGGAGTCATAAGAAGGTTAAGGGGTCACTTGAGGACAAGTCGACTCGTCTGCCAATGACAAATATTGTCTTCACTCGTTTGAGAGATGCGATTGAACAGCCGAGTAGTTCTAAGGAATG GTTTGGCATGGCCGAGCAAGCTATTAATACAATCTATCAACTTGGAGAGCAGCCGGACACGCTTTGCTCGGAGTTGATTAAGACGCTTACCAGGCGTGTGTTTGCACCCCCTGCCAAAACTGCGCCGCCGCCAGCAAATAACGACGAAGACGTTGAGATGGCTGAAGGAGATGGGGATGAGGACATGACCCCTCGAGCTCCAGAATCTACCCAGAGCGCAGCCATCCCTGAACCTTCGCAGCAACCAGCTCAAACTGGGGACATGGGCAACGCATTCCACCTTAGCCAGCTTGTGTTTGTTGTCGGCCATGTTGCGTTGAAACACATTGTTCATTTAGAACTGGTCGAGAGAGAGTGGAAGAGAAGAAAGGATGAAGCTGCAAAGG CCGAAAAGAAACCTACCAAGGGATCCAAGGCGGCAGCAGCATCGACGACGGATGATATTGAACAAGTTGCCGGAAACGCAGAGGACGATATCGGCGATACGATTTTGCAGATTCGCGAGCATGAGTTGCTTACGGGCCCAAATTCACTCCTGGCCTTGTATGGACCAATTATAAAAGAGATTTGTGGAACTCCAAAGTCCTACAAG AATCAAATTCTGCGTATGGCATCCACGCTTGCACTCAGCAAGCTCAT ACTCATGCAAACGTCTCGAAACCCAATCATCCGAAGCAACATTATTATAGCACTCGGCGATGTGGCTATATGCTTCAACAATATGATTGACGAGAACAGCGATCGTCTTTACGATGGATTGTCTGATCCCGACTTGACGGTCAAGAAAAATACCCTGATGGTGTTGACGCATTTGATTTTGAACGGGATGATCAAGGTCAAGGGGCAGCTCGGGGAGATGGCCAAATGTTTGGAAGATGAAGATAAGCGCATTGCAGATCTTGCCAAGCTGTTCTTCCAGGAGCTTTCAACAAAGGATAATGCGATCTACAATAACCTCCCCGATG TCATTAGTCATTTATCAGTTGGAGAGCATTCTGTCCCCGAAGAGGCTTTCCAAAGCACCATGTCATACATCTTCAAGTTTATTGAAAAG GAAAAACAAGCAGAAACTATTGTCGAGAAATTATGCCAGCGTTTCAGATCTGCAGCTGAAGAACGGCAATGGCGGGATATTGCGTTCTGTCTCTCGATGCTTCCTTACAAGTCTGAGCGGTCTGTCAAGAAACTCATCGAGGGATTACCATTCTATCAGGATAAATTGCACGAAGAGACTGTGTTCATGAGGTTTAATGAAATCCTTTCCAAG GCGAGGCAGAACAAGAGCCCGAATAAACCTGACACGGAACTTAACGAGTTTGAGGCT ATCCTTCAAGAACACAAGAACAAGGGCGAACAGGACAACGAGCTCGCGAAGCGCACGGAACATAACGTCGCTGTTGCACAGAAGCGAGCAACCAAGAGAT CTGCGAGGAAAAGACAAAAATCGACACACGATGATGATTAG
- a CDS encoding cysteine peptidase C50 → MPPATRSHKSAKSVAKVDEVTDGISNLKLRTKSTSSKVESTAKSVPQELPADRLRNSMVIVNEASQTLSSAVKSGWKLGSDGETEWSLERINKVMVPVPGALVTLRAVYKEQEKAEKLVDVERAALGVVSKLNGLRVRSDPSLELQSPSPQRHRHLGLLRLPRLPDLSSLPAPSQSLQVALATYQAHSIKAVLSGLNHSHLEELYTLLISPQFTLTRFPPPPGVLPTEQLSAIFVGTFQALAGSGALSPPLPAPRRPPPRLRLQRVLEHRAPEELVLLVRKQALLILARSPSLEKDTDLFWEQALKWGAIYVKGISASPTPPSESQITQTLSSFFTDLVSVVSIRGPRFEALCEWWIRFAKKTKDVELIGKINGLVQGTDDRPKTPTKISRTVTEIAHADIKPATSSIRSENSTPAALLASLDRASLSATPEDMHTAADALLTLCRSTSADSSLPQRVSDLRKACAKCWSKDKEATRKVVKAIVGCAVIPGFPAEITVSAIDALLTLSRNEIDASNYETYEKANRGIGKALKLAEAFAERTDASDREDQRSTHPTLLRAISNTGYTLAGALYNASRATQAIAFIEQSCLVGERALALADVSGGSKDKEIIALREHMPRRWELLAICRLKATDRRGAVEVAKLDDKTSHFISQLVGISVSELFDPESVLLSRLFANLDVEEKLVCLMMERVVKVLEDMMHKPVAQKAMKLAAGELGKMWADRHPVKRAKLLISLLKHEYHTSGSSVKVSSGEILELLSSDNLKQDSRFKPYIPEYIAQTHIWNALLLHKSNAPTAEVPVSAKTAGKRPVGRTRSISRRGGKEKEKEKEAAPSKDKSLSAPLVLDDRGGLIQSMDMIAQILGLLNHTVLKLQFLHIIIWICEETDVDKMVEVHVRTSIDLSAQYIQLGQLETAMNVLSRSSELAETNGVRIGIPTLVMLRLLYADVLARLRKTNESAKLYISALELSEQIEPVEKGAAYMVKTEARLRALQQSATACRVYASIQASRDDTTTMLFALMQSLRLWNRAIDILLRLTEKIQPSAPAEPANPFEVQSTLAKAPTLDEASQAKKTVSRGAIMDGVQWQIAQGLLRTIFDLGEAYSLRGSVREAEYFLGQAESLSESLHAPLGVGRSLLKQAELKMARGLLDEALETLAKAEEIVADPISTDTSYLNYLLGHHRQKEAASGEDAYVMYTQAQNVLQQLDENLNKLQRHKSVSKPTADILVPDIQGVIMREQIWLSRIGEVQPEEQKALEDLEKLPQTLKSKSEQASLLGRIALHEVYSQFRSDLFLSSLTESAIAVPMGMTSKDAVSNQPNPTRDALGTLGTAEQNFWKTLQLSVAQGDVTRIRESATNLARIMAFQSSLGKQGVEGAVLTAAFNATTLRREMLDAIANKDKTKLGGDDIVWPAINEDGMPCDKPTKQPRGLFAADESSEREDLESDDEVMRQYWDFIKAKYSSLSFDASMSQQINLLPKHWTVVTINVTDDKTALIVSRQRPDHQPVIFCLPLDRRGREGDDEEQFSYDDAVEELTSIIETSDRITHEGVNIEGNKQAIADWWSERTALDQRMRELLENIEFCWLGIFKAMPNVHSADTLSLLRGRLDKAFKRNGIGGDKTSARPKLDKSLLDCFSSISPKCRDEELEDLAYFILDLYQLHGISIALSDVDIDTLVVDLRNALEEHALKTVPRPTQIEDHHMFLVLDKSAQRIPWESIPVLRGRSVSRIPSISFLVDRIQLARHRQGLPFASPDSKPGTQQLDRITIDPKRVRYVLNPKGDLKHTEKQFGPWLKRMTKEVGWSGTIGRVPTEEEMARSLSGSDLFM, encoded by the exons ATGCCCCCCGCCACGCGATCCCACAAATCAGCAAAATCTGTAGCAAAAGTGGATGAAGTTACGGATGGAATATCTAATCTCAAACTTCGGACCAAGTCGACTAGTTCCAAGGTCGAATCGACAGCCAAGTCTGTTCCGCAAGAGTTACCAGCGGACAGATTACGCAACTCGATGGTTATTGTGAACGAAGCCTCTCAAACGCTctcaagtgcggtcaaatCAGGATGGAAACTTGGTTCTGATGGGGAGACTGAGTGGTCCCTAGAAAGGATCAATAAAGTCATGGTCCCCGTTCCTGGAGCGCTTGTGACTTTACGCGCCGTGTACAAAGAGCAGGAAAAGGCTGAGAAATTGGTGGATGTCGAGAGAGCGGCGTTGGGTGTGGTTTCAAAGCTGAATGGACTGCGAGTG AGGAGCGACCCAAGTCTCGAGCTGCAAAGTCCAAGTCCTCAACGCCACAGACATCTTGGCCTCCTCCGCCTCCCCCGACTCCCCGACCTCTCGTCTTTACCAGCGCCTTCTCAATCCCTCCAAGTTGCGTTGGCCACTTATCAAGCACATTCTATTAAAGCTGTTCTATCTGGTCTAAACCACTCTCATCTCGAG GAACTATACACTCTTCTCATCTCCCCTCAATTCACCCTTACACGCTTTCCCCCGCCACCAGGTGTCCTTCCAACTGAACAACTAAGCGCAATCTTTGTGGGAACATTTCAAGCACTGGCTGGGTCTGGGGCACTTTCTCCTCCCCTGCCGGCTCCTCGACGACCACCGCCACGACTGCGACTACAAAGAGTGCTAGAGCACCGAGC TCCAGAGGAACTCGTCCTGCTCGTTCGGAAACAAGCCTTGTTGATTTTGGCACGTAGCCCAAGTTTGGAGAAGGACACGGATTTGTTTTGGGAGCAGGCTCTCAAGTGGGGTGCGATTTATGTAAAGGGCATTTCTG CCTCTCCGACTCCCCCGTCTGAATCTCAAATAACCCAGACCCTCTCTTCGTTCTTCACGGACCTCGTGTCTGTTGTGTCTATCCGAGGTCCGAGGTTTGAAGCATTGTGCGAATGGTGGATTAGATTTGCCAAGAAG ACCAAGGATGTAGAATTAATTGGAAAGATTAATGGGCTAGTTCAAGGGACCGACGATAGACCCAAAACGCCAACAAAAATATCCAGAACTGTTACAGAAATCGCTCACGCCGACATTAAACCCGCTACGTCCAGCATTCGGTCTGAGAATAGCACACCAGCTGCGTTGCTCGCCTCTTTGGATCGAGCATCGCTCTCCGCTACTCCTGAGGATATGCACACCGCCGCTGACGCCCTGCTTACTCTGTGTCGAAGCACTTCTGCTGACTCGTCTCTACCCCAACGTGTCTCGGATTTGAGAAAGGCGTGCGCAAAGTGCTGGTCAAAGGACAAGGAAGCTACGAGGAAGGTTGTCAAGGCTATTGTTGGCTGTGCAGTG ATTCCAGGTTTTCCCGCAGAAATAACGGTCAGCGCCATCGACGCTCTACTCACGCTTTCGAGGAACGAAATCGATGCGAGTAATTACGAGACATACGAAAAGGCCAACAGAGGGATCGGGAAGGCTCTCAAACTCGCCGAGGCATTCGCCGAACGGACCGATGCATCTGACCGAGAAGACCAACGAAGCACCCACCCGACTTTGCTCCGTGCGATCTCCAATACGGGCTACACGCTCGCCGGCGCGCTCTACAACGCTTCTCGGGCAACACAGGCGATCGCGTTCATCGAACAGAGCTGTCTAGTTGGCGAACGAGCTTTGGCGCTTGCTGATGTATCTGGAGGAagcaaggacaaggaaatTATAGCGCTCCGAGAACATATGCCCCGTAGATGGGAACTCTTAGCCATCTGCAGGCTCAAGGCAACAGATCGCCGAGGCGCCGTCGAGG TGGCAAAACTGGACGACAAGACGAGCCATTTCATCTCTCAGTTGGTCGGAATCTCGGTCTCGGAACTGTTCGACCCCGAGAGCGTATTGCTTTCTCGGCTGTTTGCAAACTTGGATGTAGAAGAAAAGCTCGTGTGTCTTATGATGGAGCGCGTGGTCAAGGTTTTGGAGGATATGATGCACAAACCTGTTGCTCAGAAAGCTATGAAATTGGCGGCTGGAGAGTTGGGGAAGATGTGGGCGGATCGGCACCCTGTGAAACGTGCAAA GTTGTTGATCTCGTTGCTCAAGCATGAGTACCATACCAGTGGATCTTCTGTCAAGGTCTCATCCGGTGAAATACTCGAGCTCCTATCCTCAGAT AACCTCAAGCAAGATTCTCGCTTCAAGCCTTACATCCCTGAATACATTGCTCAAACACACATATGGAACGCTCTATTGCTACACAAGTCAAATGCGCCGACAGCTGAAGTG CCTGTTTCGGCAAAAACTGCTGGCAAGCGGCCTGTTGGGAGGACTAGGTCTATTTCCAGGCGTGGAG GcaaagagaaagaaaaggaaaaggaagcaGCTCCTTCCAAGGATAAGAGTCTCTCGGCCCCTCTTGTGCTAGACGACCGGGGAGGATTGATCCAGTCTATGG ACATGATCGCACAGATTCTTGGACTTTTGAATCATACCGTTTTGAAGCTACAATTTTTGCATATTATTATTTGGATTTGTGAGGAGACAGATGTGGACAAGATGGTCGAAG TTCATGTCAGGACATCGATCGATTTATCGGCGCAATATATTCAACTCGGACAGTTGGAAACGGCCATGAATGTACTTTCCCGTTCGAGCGAACTGGCCGAAACGAATGGTGTTAGAATCGGAATTCCAACCCTCGTTATGTTACGATTGCTTTATGCGGATGTTTTGGCGAGGTTGAGAAAAACAAATGAAAG CGCGAAACTATATATATCCGCACTTGAACTCTCAGAGCAAATTGAACCTGTTGAGAAGGGTGCTGCGTACATGGTCAAAACAGAGGCTAGGCTGCGAGCACTGCAACAGAGCGCTACAGCCTGCAGGGTATATGCGTCCATTCAAGCATCAAGG GACGACACAACCACCATGCTATTTGCGCTAATGCAATCGCTTAGACTCTGGAACCGTGCGATCGATATCTTACTCCGGCTAACTGAAAAAATTCAACCCAGTGCTCCTGCCGAGCCTGCCAATCCGTTTGAAGTGCAGAGTACTCTGGCCAAAGCGCCTACTCTGGACGAAGCGTCACAGGCCAAGAAGACCGTCTCACGCGGCGCGATAATGGATGGTGTACAGTGGCAAATTGCTCAG GGTCTTTTGAGAACAATATTCGATCTTGGAGAAGCGTATTCGTTACGAGGGTCAGTGCGGGAAGCAGAATACTTCCTTGGGCAGGCCGAATCATTGTCCGAGTCACTCCACGCGCCTCTTGGAGTTGGGCGCTCGCTTTTGAAGCAGGCGGAACTCAAGATGGCACGAGGGCTTTTGGATGAGGCACTCGAGACACTTGCGAAGGCGGAGGAGATTGTTGCAGAT CCCATCAGTACTGACACTTCCTACTTAAACTATCTATTGGGACATCATAGGCAGAAGGAGGCTGCCAGTGGAGAGGACGCGTACGTCATGTACACTCAAGCACAGAATGTTTTGCAACAATTGGATGAAAACTTGAATAAGCTTCAAAGGCATAA ATCCGTATCCAAGCCCACTGCAGATATCTTGGTACCTGATATTCAAGGCGTGATAATGCGAGAACAAA TCTGGCTGAGCCGAATTGGTGAGGTCCAGCCGGAAGAGCAAAAAGCGTTGGAAGATCTCGAGAAGCTACCACAAACGCTTAAGAGCAAG TCTGAGCAAGCGTCACTCCTTGGTCGAATCGCATTGCATGAAGTGTACAGCCAGTTTAGATCTGATCTGTTCCTGAGTTCTTTGACTGAGTCTG CAATCGCCGTACCGATGGGGATGACGAGCAAGGACGCAGTATCGAATCAACCGAACCCTACCCGTGATGCCCTCGGCACTTTGGGAACAGCCGAACAAAACTTCTGGAAAACGCTCCAGCTGAGCGTAGCACAAGGAGATGTGACTCGTATTCGGGAATCTGCGACCAACTTGGCTCGAATCATGGCGTTCCAGTCTTCTTTGGGTAAACAGGGTGTCGAGGGTGCTGTTCTTACTGCTGCATT TAACGCAACCACACTGCGACGAGAAATGCTTGATGCCATTGCGAACAAGGACAAGACAAAACTTGGTGGGGATGACATAGTATGGCCCGCGATTAACGAGGATGGCATGCCTTGCGATAAACCCACTAAGCAACCCCGCGGATTGTTTGCAGCAGACGAATCTTCGGAAAGAGAGGATCTCGAGAGCGACGACGAGGTCATGAGGCAATACTGGGATTTTATAAAGGCAAAGTATAGCAGCCTCTCATTCGATGCTTCCATGTCTCAGCAGATCAATCTTCTGCCCAAGCATTGGACAGTTGTCACTATCAATGTTACGGACGATAAAACAGCGCTTATTGTGTCCAGGCAGCGACCGGATCACCAGCCCGTCATattctgtttgcctttggaTCGGCGAGGGCGAGAAGGGGACGACGAAGAACAATTTAGCTACGATGATGCTGTGGAAGAGCTCACCTCCATCATTGAGACAAGTGACCGTATCACCCATGAAGGTGTCAACATCGAGGGCAATAAACAAGCCATTGCCGATTGGTGGTCAGAGAGAACTGCTTTGGATCAACGAATGCGAGAATTATTGGAGAATATCGAGTTTTGTTGGTTGGGAATTTTCAAGGCAA TGCCAAACGTCCATAGTGCAGATACACTCTCTTTGCTGCGGGGTCGTTTGGATAAGGCCTTTAAGAGAAATGGAATTGGCGGTGATAAGACGAGTGCTCGCCCTAAACTTGACAAGAGTCTTCTCGATTGTTTCTCGTCGATCTCTCCCAAATGTAGGGACGAAGAGCTGGAGGATCTAGCATATTTTATTCTTGATCTTTATCAATTGCATGGAATATCTATTGCGTTGTCCGACGTAGATATTGATACT CTTGTTGTGGATCTTCGAAATGCGTTGGAAGAACACGCGCTTAAAACAGTTCCTCGTCCAACCCAAATAGAAGACCATCATATGTTCTTGGTCCTCGATAAAAGCGCCCAGCGAATTCCATGGGAATCTATTCCTGTCTTGCGCGGACGATCCGTCAGCCGTATTCCTTCAATCTCATTCTTGGTTGATCGGATTCAGCTTGCCAGGCATCGTCAGGGTTTACCCTTCGCCTCTCCGGACTCGAAACCGGGCACCCAGCAACTGGACCGCATTACTATAGATCCAAAACGAGTTCGATACGTGCTGAACCCCAAAGGCGACTTGAAACATACTGAGAAGCAATTTGGCCCTTGGCTCAAACGCATGACGAAAGAAGTTGGGTGGAGCGGTACTATCGGTAGGGTACCAACTGAAGAAGAGATGGCAAGATCCCTCTCAGGAAGCGATTTGTTCATGTAA